In Vigna radiata var. radiata cultivar VC1973A chromosome 3, Vradiata_ver6, whole genome shotgun sequence, the following proteins share a genomic window:
- the LOC106756708 gene encoding bifunctional protein FolD 2 — MATVIDGKVVAQTIRSEIADEVRLLSEKYGKVPGLAVVIVGNRKDSQSYVGMKRKACAELGIKSFDVDLPEQISQAELIKQVHELNANTDVHGILVQLPLPKHINEEKVLSEISLEKDVDGFHPLNIGKLAMKGRDPLFLPCTPKACLELLQRSGVTIKGKKAVVVGRSNIVGLPASLLLLKADATVTIVHSHTSQPENIIREADIVIAAAGQPKMIKGSWIKPGAAVIDVGTNAVDDPTRKSGYRLVGDVDFEEASKTAGWITPVPGGVGPMTVTMLLKNTLEGAKRYIEQNN, encoded by the exons ATGGCCACCGTAATCGACGGCAAGGTCGTTGCGCAAACCATCCGATCTGAAATCGCCGACGAGGTGCGCCTCCTCTCTGAAAAATACGGCAAG GTTCCAGGATTAGCAGTGGTGATAGTAGGGAACAGGAAGGATTCACAAAGCTATGTGGGAATGAAGAGAAAGGCGTGCGCTGAATTGGGAATCAAGTCCTTCGATGTGGACCTTCCAGAGCAAATATCTCAAGCTGAGCTAATAAAGCAAGTTCATGAGTTGAATGCTAACACTGATGTTCATG GTATTTTGGTTCAGCTTCCGTTGCCTAAGCACATAAATGAAGAGAAAGTTCTGTCTGAAATTAGCCTCGAGAAGGATGTGGATGGCTTTCATCCGTTGAACATTGGCAAGCTTGCAATGAAAGGCAGAGACCCCCTGTTCCTTCCATGCACTCCCAAG GCATGCCTTGAACTATTACAACGAAGTGGTGTAACAATAAAGGGAAAAAAGGCAGTTGTGGTTGGCAGAAGCAACATAGTTGGATTACCAGCTTCATTGCTGCTTTTGAAAGCAGATGCTACAGTTACTATTGTACATTCACACACAAGTCAACCAGAAAATATCATACGTGAAGCGGATATTGTTATTGCAGCAGCTGGACAGCCAAAGATg ATCAAAGGAAGTTGGATCAAACCTGGAGCGGCAGTCATAGATGTTGGCACAAATGCTGTTGATGACCCAACGAGGAAGTCTGGTTACAGGCTTGTTGGAGATGTAGATTTTGAGGAAGCATCTAAAACTGCAGGTTGGATTACTCCTGTTCCTGGTGGTGTAGGTCCAATGACGGTCACAATGTTGTTGAAGAATACTTTGGAGGGAGCTAAGCGCTATATTGAGCAAAATAATTGA